One Chryseobacterium sp. StRB126 genomic region harbors:
- a CDS encoding thioesterase II family protein, producing MNKPILFCIPYAGGSSMSFSNITSLINIEELEIKCLELPGRGIRHQEPLLSSLDEAADDLYANVKNSLEFPQRPVIIWGHSMGAILALLISAKLYQHQFNIVGLLVSGMKAPTHQSSNHSLSEKAKNKLLSSLLPIKHEQNKEAPLFQKIYKKRMEIMEKDVEILEKYQANNWLHISVINPIAVIMGEDDDLYPDHSYYGNWKLHTSGNTELFTIKGNHFFPMQHPEETARLLTQILTQMLN from the coding sequence ATGAATAAACCTATCTTATTCTGTATCCCTTATGCAGGAGGATCATCCATGTCATTCTCAAATATAACAAGTCTGATTAATATTGAAGAACTGGAAATTAAATGTCTGGAACTTCCGGGAAGAGGGATACGACATCAAGAACCTCTCCTCTCTTCTCTGGATGAGGCAGCAGATGATCTTTATGCAAATGTAAAAAATAGTTTGGAATTTCCCCAGAGGCCTGTTATCATCTGGGGACACAGTATGGGTGCTATTCTGGCATTATTGATTTCTGCCAAACTATATCAGCATCAATTCAATATCGTTGGATTATTGGTTTCCGGAATGAAAGCACCTACCCATCAGTCCTCTAATCACAGCCTGTCAGAAAAAGCTAAGAATAAATTATTATCCAGCCTTTTGCCGATAAAGCATGAACAGAATAAAGAGGCTCCTCTTTTTCAAAAGATTTACAAAAAAAGAATGGAAATCATGGAAAAAGATGTAGAAATATTAGAAAAATATCAGGCAAACAATTGGCTACATATCTCTGTAATCAATCCCATAGCAGTCATCATGGGCGAAGATGATGATCTATACCCTGATCACTCTTATTATGGAAACTGGAAACTTCATACCTCAGGAAACACTGAATTGTTCACTATAAAAGGCAATCATTTTTTCCCGATGCAGCACCCGGAGGAAACCGCCAGGCTACTGACTCAAATACTCACACAGATGTTAAATTAA
- a CDS encoding cytochrome-c peroxidase — protein sequence MKVKKLLFLPAIALLSIAYSCSDDNITLEPISEANAKISALSVSRNGSSLAAYFGDNIDFNNLPNYANQSIPMYIFRNNTPFINRITDEGATLGRVLFYDKNLSTNNTVSCSSCHKQELAFGDNNIASQGVNGTTGRHSMRLINVRFAEEARLFWDKRAPSLDVQTTVPIRDHVEMGYSGRNGAPSFNDLITKLQGLDYYRELFTRAYGSPEITEEKMQKALAQFVSSIISFDSKYDEGRTMIASDFLDFPNFTAEENLGKKLYMEFPVAVRGTRAGGGLGCASCHFAPEFGMTALSGNNGVIDKIGSTDIDLTITNSPSIRDLVNLNGQPHAPMMHSAVFSTLEQVIDHYNNIPQDPRNNQLDNNLRLRGLNATPEEKKAVIAFMKTLTGKNVYKDKKWSNPFIN from the coding sequence ATGAAAGTAAAGAAATTATTATTCTTGCCAGCAATTGCCTTACTGAGTATAGCTTACTCATGTTCGGATGACAATATCACGCTTGAGCCCATTTCGGAAGCCAATGCTAAGATATCAGCTTTATCTGTATCCAGAAATGGGTCATCCCTGGCTGCTTATTTTGGTGATAATATAGACTTCAACAATCTGCCCAATTATGCCAATCAAAGTATCCCAATGTACATATTTCGAAATAATACTCCGTTTATTAATCGTATTACGGATGAAGGAGCTACATTAGGAAGGGTTTTATTTTATGATAAAAATCTTTCCACTAATAATACAGTCTCCTGTTCCAGCTGTCATAAACAGGAACTGGCCTTTGGAGACAATAATATTGCCAGCCAGGGAGTGAATGGAACAACAGGAAGACATTCCATGAGATTAATTAATGTAAGGTTTGCAGAAGAAGCAAGATTGTTCTGGGATAAAAGAGCCCCTTCTTTGGATGTCCAGACTACAGTGCCTATCAGAGATCATGTAGAGATGGGTTACAGCGGTCGGAATGGAGCTCCGTCATTTAATGACCTTATTACAAAACTTCAGGGGTTGGATTATTATAGAGAACTGTTCACAAGAGCATATGGCAGTCCGGAAATCACTGAAGAAAAAATGCAGAAGGCATTAGCTCAGTTTGTGAGCAGTATTATCTCTTTTGATTCAAAGTATGATGAAGGAAGAACTATGATTGCATCAGATTTTCTTGATTTTCCGAACTTCACTGCTGAGGAAAATTTAGGAAAAAAATTGTATATGGAATTTCCCGTTGCTGTTCGCGGAACCCGTGCAGGAGGTGGATTAGGCTGTGCAAGCTGTCACTTTGCTCCAGAATTTGGAATGACAGCTTTGAGTGGTAACAATGGAGTTATTGACAAAATAGGCAGTACTGATATTGATCTTACAATCACCAATTCACCTTCAATCCGTGATCTAGTGAATTTAAACGGGCAACCTCATGCTCCTATGATGCATTCTGCAGTATTTTCTACATTAGAACAGGTCATAGACCATTACAACAATATTCCACAAGACCCCAGAAACAATCAACTGGATAATAATCTTCGTTTAAGAGGATTAAATGCTACACCTGAGGAAAAAAAGGCTGTGATTGCCTTTATGAAAACCCTCACTGGAAAAAATGTTTACAAAGACAAAAAATGGTCAAACCCTTTTATTAATTAA
- a CDS encoding SEL1-like repeat protein codes for MAHRLYVYNVDSKTGDQYSHYLGEWNYEIPELLLPLFSCDQRSKGKLLYFDKINGVARLKSFYQLLGEHNQLLYKKAYYEPVNKMFEMLDNLPYDTFVINGWDVFNMNEEKHSDQAKNWVLEIKEKSKLYDKAMAKQNLGWLEKEILARSGYESFLEMLETDWIDYGLGYWNEDLYKDISESFEDNGLWGLKDKKGNIITPPIYEEIFAFSEEGIAVAQKNGKYGYLRNDGKVLIECVYGEAYDSLFIDNKNYGIIEIGEKCGLITIETGEIVIPCEYEELEMLRHVYLFNAKKEGKYRLIDAFNKPIIEEGFDEPFEFNYSGLLYRSLEGTSKKAFYTFDGVYLGEHPEDVLGEIGEGYYWVKPNKFQKKTSIIKADGSLLDTEVDTVMILNDYYTSFAYKKAKKWHIYDIKSGEFRLTEHSIENIHRDWFTQFMKNVFLLSDENGWGLYNAAEDRWLLPSSKEYKKIESCREEIFRVTTSDGMFYFDQQTETQSRVYDYIGEGIDYNEQMLCLYKGNEMFILDTQRALHQVSDNQLGALYEKRHNLRGKDQEYFLDFYKAWTEKKGSGYEEYFDDATLMSRAEEYIEEGKIEEAVRLYEIGVRRGNTDMMVELGYIYVHDEYPEYNDLEKGLALYEKAASKNHAVAWNNLGYHYQSGVGYPQDIKKALKCFRKSAELGDGLAMQNLGLLYFYGEYVLQDYDLALDYYKQAEKKFYYNDEKFAEIYYQKNDYDNLQRYLKKDTQGSYSDIYYGIMYDEGLGVKISPKKAIKHYEKSLQHGYYTTALRRLLYFYKEDQGFADPEKYQYWKAFGEENDMDI; via the coding sequence ATGGCACATCGTCTTTACGTATATAATGTAGATTCAAAAACAGGGGACCAGTACTCTCACTATCTGGGAGAGTGGAATTACGAGATCCCGGAATTGCTTCTTCCTTTATTCTCCTGTGATCAAAGATCAAAAGGAAAGCTGCTGTACTTTGATAAGATCAATGGAGTAGCAAGGCTGAAATCATTCTACCAGTTGTTGGGTGAACATAATCAGTTGCTTTACAAAAAAGCGTATTATGAGCCTGTCAACAAAATGTTTGAGATGTTGGATAATCTTCCTTATGACACCTTTGTCATCAATGGATGGGATGTTTTCAATATGAATGAAGAAAAACATTCCGATCAGGCCAAAAACTGGGTGCTGGAAATCAAGGAAAAAAGTAAGCTGTATGATAAAGCTATGGCCAAACAGAATCTGGGCTGGCTTGAAAAAGAGATCTTAGCCAGAAGCGGATATGAATCTTTTTTAGAAATGCTGGAAACAGACTGGATTGATTATGGTCTTGGCTACTGGAATGAAGATTTATATAAAGATATTTCGGAGTCTTTTGAAGACAATGGTCTTTGGGGACTGAAGGATAAAAAAGGAAATATCATAACGCCACCGATTTATGAGGAAATATTCGCCTTTAGTGAAGAAGGAATTGCGGTAGCACAAAAAAATGGAAAGTACGGATACCTGAGAAATGATGGAAAGGTCCTTATTGAATGTGTCTATGGAGAAGCTTATGATTCTCTTTTTATAGACAATAAGAATTATGGGATTATAGAAATCGGTGAAAAATGTGGGTTGATTACCATTGAAACCGGGGAAATTGTTATTCCTTGTGAATATGAAGAACTGGAAATGTTAAGGCATGTCTACCTTTTTAATGCTAAAAAAGAGGGTAAGTATCGCCTTATTGATGCATTTAATAAACCTATTATTGAAGAAGGTTTTGATGAGCCTTTTGAATTTAATTATTCAGGATTGCTGTATCGTTCGCTGGAAGGAACCTCCAAAAAAGCCTTTTACACATTTGATGGTGTTTATCTAGGTGAACACCCTGAAGATGTATTGGGTGAGATTGGGGAAGGATACTATTGGGTTAAACCGAATAAATTTCAGAAAAAAACCAGCATTATAAAAGCTGATGGAAGTCTTTTGGATACTGAAGTAGACACCGTGATGATTCTGAATGATTATTACACTTCTTTTGCCTACAAGAAAGCTAAGAAATGGCATATTTATGATATAAAATCCGGTGAATTCAGGTTAACAGAACATAGCATTGAAAATATTCACAGGGATTGGTTTACCCAGTTTATGAAGAATGTATTCCTGTTGTCTGATGAAAACGGCTGGGGCTTGTATAATGCTGCTGAAGATCGTTGGTTGCTCCCTTCATCTAAAGAATATAAAAAAATAGAATCCTGCCGGGAAGAAATCTTCCGTGTGACCACTTCAGACGGGATGTTCTATTTTGACCAGCAAACAGAGACTCAAAGTCGTGTTTATGACTATATTGGTGAAGGAATAGACTATAATGAACAGATGCTTTGCCTGTATAAAGGGAATGAAATGTTTATTCTTGACACCCAAAGGGCTTTACATCAGGTTTCTGATAACCAGCTGGGAGCTTTGTATGAAAAAAGACATAATCTTCGTGGGAAAGATCAAGAGTATTTTCTTGATTTTTATAAGGCATGGACTGAGAAAAAAGGTTCAGGCTACGAGGAGTATTTTGATGATGCAACCCTTATGTCGAGGGCTGAAGAATACATTGAAGAAGGAAAAATTGAAGAAGCTGTAAGGCTGTACGAAATAGGAGTGAGGCGTGGAAATACTGATATGATGGTGGAACTTGGGTATATTTATGTTCATGATGAGTATCCTGAATATAATGATCTGGAGAAAGGACTTGCCCTGTATGAAAAAGCTGCTTCTAAGAATCATGCTGTTGCATGGAATAACCTGGGTTATCATTATCAGAGCGGAGTAGGATATCCTCAGGATATTAAAAAGGCTTTAAAATGTTTCAGGAAATCTGCAGAATTAGGAGATGGTTTGGCCATGCAAAACCTTGGACTTCTTTACTTCTATGGTGAATATGTATTACAGGATTATGACCTTGCATTAGACTACTATAAACAGGCAGAAAAGAAATTCTATTATAATGATGAAAAATTTGCAGAAATCTATTATCAGAAAAATGATTATGACAATCTTCAGCGTTATTTGAAAAAAGATACGCAGGGCAGTTATTCCGATATTTATTACGGAATTATGTATGATGAAGGACTAGGGGTAAAGATAAGCCCTAAAAAAGCAATCAAACACTACGAGAAATCCCTGCAACACGGCTATTATACTACAGCCTTGAGGAGACTTTTATATTTTTATAAAGAAGACCAGGGCTTTGCTGACCCGGAAAAATATCAGTACTGGAAGGCGTTTGGCGAGGAGAATGATATGGATATCTAA